The following coding sequences lie in one Glycine max cultivar Williams 82 chromosome 19, Glycine_max_v4.0, whole genome shotgun sequence genomic window:
- the LOC100815187 gene encoding uncharacterized protein, whose translation MSFKSPLQLLIIILLVFSFVVSSAALQTTRRLLPNKEKLSTQITSDKGVEELRNGEEMLDMAEEFMVEGRIDLESNDYPGTGANNRHDPKTPGGP comes from the exons ATGAGTTTCAAATCTCCCCTGCAATTGCTCATCATCATCCTTCTAGTTTTTTCATTTGTTGTCTCTTCTGCTGCTCTCCAAACAACAA GAAGGCTTTTGCCAAACAAAGAAAAACTCTCAACCCAGATTACATCTGATAAG GGTGTTGAGGAATTGAGAAATGGAGAAGAAATGTTAGATATGGCAGAAGAGTTCATGGTAGAGGGAAGGATTGATTTGGAGAGTAATGATTATCCAGGGACAGGAGCAAACAACCGGCATGATCCAAAGACACCAGGAGGACCTTGA